One window of the Acidimicrobiia bacterium genome contains the following:
- a CDS encoding chemotaxis protein CheW codes for MQYCTFNVAGFLFGIEVDQVQEVIRTQNMTPVPMSPAVVEGLINLRGQIVTAIDLRKRLSLPERPQGLRPMNVVVRMRDGAVSLLVDQIGEVIDVSQDSFEAPPSTLADNVMDLIKGAYKLDGQLLLLLDTAHVVAVASV; via the coding sequence ATGCAATATTGTACCTTCAACGTAGCTGGCTTCTTGTTTGGGATCGAAGTTGACCAAGTTCAAGAGGTGATCCGCACCCAAAACATGACTCCCGTGCCGATGTCGCCAGCAGTGGTGGAAGGTTTGATCAACCTTCGCGGTCAGATTGTGACTGCGATCGACCTGCGTAAACGATTGTCTTTGCCGGAAAGACCTCAAGGTCTTCGTCCCATGAACGTTGTGGTTCGTATGAGGGATGGCGCGGTCAGTTTACTGGTCGATCAAATCGGTGAAGTAATTGACGTATCACAAGACAGTTTTGAAGCGCCTCCATCAACCCTGGCGGACAATGTGATGGATTTAATTAAAGGCGCTTACAAGCTCGATGGGCAACTGCTTTTGCTATTAGACACTGCCCACGTAGTAGCCGTAGCCAGCGTGTAA